One genomic window of Sphingomonas ginsengisoli An et al. 2013 includes the following:
- a CDS encoding DUF2188 domain-containing protein, with translation MEQLMSTRKEYYILPGPNGWRIRLDNTDYHYATQALAIAAARQHAVAQFALGVNSQIHVQNAHGKWRTEWTYGNDPKRYPG, from the coding sequence ATGGAGCAACTTATGAGTACGAGGAAGGAATACTACATTTTGCCTGGCCCGAACGGCTGGCGAATTCGGCTGGACAACACCGATTATCACTACGCCACTCAGGCGCTGGCCATTGCCGCGGCGAGGCAACATGCTGTCGCGCAGTTCGCTTTGGGGGTGAATTCGCAGATTCATGTCCAAAACGCTCATGGCAAGTGGCGCACCGAATGGACCTATGGGAACGACCCCAAGCGCTACCCCGGTTAA
- a CDS encoding helix-turn-helix domain-containing protein, with the protein MFEQNANKRSAVYAEEALVVDVQSFLHRLMKEKGMSRTELAEAMGVTKARVSQIFSDDCKNFTIKLLARAVYAMGEVAEVTCTSCKRLDEEEASAERAALIAAAQNVTSIWENLNAEEEVREEEEGLFECPGDERLGLALGALRRPRLPEMAVAQ; encoded by the coding sequence ATGTTTGAGCAGAATGCGAACAAGCGCTCTGCTGTCTATGCTGAGGAGGCGCTTGTTGTTGACGTGCAGTCTTTTCTTCATCGGTTGATGAAGGAAAAAGGCATGTCGCGTACTGAGCTGGCTGAAGCGATGGGTGTCACTAAGGCGCGCGTGTCTCAGATTTTCTCTGACGATTGTAAGAACTTCACGATTAAACTTCTCGCACGAGCTGTTTACGCGATGGGTGAGGTGGCTGAGGTTACCTGCACTTCCTGCAAGCGTTTGGATGAAGAGGAAGCCTCCGCCGAGCGTGCTGCCCTGATTGCGGCTGCCCAAAACGTGACCAGCATCTGGGAAAACCTCAACGCCGAGGAAGAGGTTCGCGAGGAGGAAGAGGGTTTGTTTGAGTGCCCGGGGGATGAGCGGCTTGGCCTTGCTCTCGGAGCGCTACGACGACCCCGATTGCCCGAAATGGCGGTTGCACAATGA
- a CDS encoding PspC domain-containing protein yields the protein MTTTKGNLFLRQDTLFGACQGLADDFGISALWLRIPLAATILYSPEIAFGTYAFLCALVLVTRKVWPVKSVAVETPATAVEAAPVLSADNEQRELAQAA from the coding sequence GTGACGACGACCAAGGGCAATCTGTTCCTCCGCCAGGACACGCTGTTCGGCGCCTGCCAGGGACTGGCCGACGATTTCGGGATCAGCGCCCTGTGGCTGCGAATCCCGCTCGCCGCGACCATCCTCTACAGCCCGGAAATCGCCTTCGGGACCTATGCCTTCCTGTGCGCGCTGGTGCTGGTGACGCGGAAGGTGTGGCCGGTGAAGAGCGTGGCGGTCGAGACTCCGGCCACGGCGGTCGAGGCGGCGCCGGTGCTCAGCGCCGACAACGAGCAGCGCGAGCTGGCGCAGGCGGCGTAA
- a CDS encoding threonine synthase — MTQPLPSHEQSFVTHLECSLTGEHYAADEIHNLSRAGRPLLVRYDAAAAGRVMTREVLAARPAGMWKWRELLPLPPGSEPVSLGEIETPLLPLTRLSVREGVTPLLVKDEGRLPTGSFKARGLAMAISMAKHFGTEAVALPTNGNAGAALAAYAAAAGMRATVICPAETPLLNVAETAAYGADVYVADGQIDECGRVVGEGAAAGRWFDMSTLKEPYRAEGKKVMGLELAEQLGWTLPDAIFYPTGGGTGLIGMWKAFAELEAAGLIGPERPRMFAIQAEGCAPMVRAWENGDEFAERWEGAATMATGIRVPKAVGDFLILRAVRESGGAALAVSEEAIAAGVRDAAHADGTLLCPEGGATLAGWRKARALGLVGAQETVVLFNCANGNKYPLPDTAPRIRLAETSGTTL, encoded by the coding sequence ATGACCCAGCCCTTGCCTTCCCATGAACAATCGTTCGTCACCCACCTCGAATGCTCGCTGACCGGCGAGCATTATGCGGCGGACGAAATCCACAACCTCAGCCGGGCGGGGCGGCCGTTGCTGGTCCGCTACGACGCGGCGGCGGCGGGGCGGGTGATGACCCGCGAAGTGCTGGCGGCGCGACCGGCGGGGATGTGGAAGTGGCGCGAGCTGCTGCCGCTACCGCCCGGGTCTGAGCCGGTCAGCCTGGGCGAGATCGAAACCCCGCTGTTGCCGCTGACCCGGCTGTCGGTGCGCGAGGGGGTGACGCCGCTGCTGGTCAAGGACGAAGGGCGGCTGCCGACCGGCTCGTTCAAGGCGCGCGGGCTGGCGATGGCGATCTCGATGGCGAAGCATTTCGGGACCGAGGCCGTGGCGCTGCCGACCAACGGCAATGCCGGGGCGGCGCTGGCGGCCTATGCCGCGGCGGCAGGGATGCGCGCGACGGTGATCTGCCCGGCCGAGACGCCGCTCCTCAACGTCGCTGAGACCGCGGCTTATGGCGCCGACGTCTATGTCGCCGATGGGCAGATCGACGAGTGCGGGCGAGTGGTCGGCGAAGGCGCGGCGGCGGGGCGCTGGTTCGACATGTCGACGCTGAAAGAGCCCTATCGCGCCGAGGGCAAGAAGGTGATGGGGCTGGAACTCGCCGAGCAGCTCGGCTGGACGCTGCCCGACGCGATCTTCTACCCGACCGGCGGGGGCACCGGGCTGATCGGCATGTGGAAGGCGTTCGCCGAACTCGAGGCGGCGGGGCTGATCGGGCCCGAGCGCCCACGGATGTTCGCGATCCAGGCCGAGGGCTGCGCGCCGATGGTCCGTGCGTGGGAGAATGGCGACGAGTTCGCCGAGCGGTGGGAAGGCGCGGCGACGATGGCGACCGGCATCCGCGTCCCCAAGGCGGTCGGCGATTTCCTGATCCTCCGCGCGGTGCGCGAGAGCGGCGGGGCGGCCCTGGCGGTGAGCGAGGAGGCGATTGCCGCCGGCGTACGCGACGCCGCCCACGCCGACGGGACGCTGCTGTGCCCCGAGGGCGGGGCGACGCTGGCCGGCTGGCGCAAGGCGCGCGCGCTGGGGCTGGTGGGCGCGCAGGAGACGGTGGTGCTGTTCAACTGCGCCAACGGCAACAAATATCCGCTGCCCGACACCGCGCCGCGAATCCGCCTCGCCGAAACGAGCGGGACGACACTCTAG